A genome region from Rhodanobacter thiooxydans includes the following:
- a CDS encoding PilN domain-containing protein, with amino-acid sequence MNTATPSLRPWVERVRRGWRASPLPGFLGWWGGELRELLPPRWRGWFGSGADWHLLQHADAQWTLRRSGHAEVLARWEDGAMMAADGVHVAPAALDDALGRVDREDLRLALLLPPALALRRTLTLPLAARDNLLQVAGFEVDRQTPFQLAQVYYAVREPVTPAPPGRFSAELVVATRDTLDPLLARLRAQGIEVDAVDLTLGNGRLGANLLPPQQVPRRPRPRRRLNLMLAAACVLLALLVLGEWLHNRQLALAQMQAEVAAMRGEAQQVAALRQQLQDNAGAAGFLARRKHDTVAMLGLLQEATERLPDSTWLERFSVDNTGQVGFQGQSQQAAKLLDVLKDSKLIIDASFQGSIQPDPTTGKERFYLTARVNQPKPPAAKPTPGGSAP; translated from the coding sequence ATGAATACGGCAACGCCGTCACTGCGGCCGTGGGTGGAGCGTGTACGCCGGGGCTGGCGCGCCTCGCCGTTGCCGGGCTTCCTCGGCTGGTGGGGCGGCGAGCTGCGCGAGCTGCTGCCGCCGCGCTGGCGCGGCTGGTTCGGCAGCGGCGCCGACTGGCACCTGCTGCAGCACGCGGATGCGCAGTGGACCCTGCGTCGCAGCGGCCACGCCGAGGTGCTGGCGCGCTGGGAAGACGGCGCCATGATGGCCGCCGACGGTGTGCACGTGGCGCCGGCCGCACTGGACGACGCGCTCGGCCGGGTGGACCGCGAGGACCTGCGGCTGGCGCTGCTGCTGCCGCCGGCGCTGGCGCTGCGGCGCACGCTGACACTGCCGCTGGCCGCGCGCGACAACCTGCTGCAGGTGGCTGGCTTCGAGGTCGACCGGCAGACCCCGTTCCAGCTGGCGCAGGTGTACTACGCCGTGCGCGAGCCGGTCACGCCGGCGCCGCCGGGGCGCTTCAGCGCCGAGCTGGTGGTGGCCACCCGCGACACGCTGGACCCGCTGCTGGCGCGCCTGCGCGCGCAGGGTATCGAGGTCGACGCGGTGGATCTGACGCTCGGCAATGGTCGTCTCGGCGCCAACCTGCTGCCGCCGCAGCAGGTGCCGCGCCGCCCGCGCCCGCGCCGCCGGCTGAACCTGATGCTGGCCGCGGCCTGCGTGCTGCTGGCGCTGCTGGTGCTGGGCGAGTGGCTGCACAACCGGCAGCTGGCGCTGGCGCAGATGCAGGCCGAGGTCGCGGCGATGCGCGGCGAGGCGCAGCAGGTGGCCGCGCTGCGCCAGCAGCTGCAGGACAACGCCGGCGCCGCCGGCTTCCTGGCCCGGCGCAAGCACGACACGGTAGCCATGCTCGGCCTGCTGCAGGAAGCCACCGAACGCCTGCCCGACAGCACCTGGCTGGAGCGCTTCAGCGTCGACAACACCGGCCAGGTCGGCTTCCAGGGGCAGAGCCAGCAGGCCGCCAAGCTGCTCGATGTGTTGAAGGATTCGAAGCTGATCATCGATGCCAGTTTCCAGGGCAGCATCCAGCCCGACCCGACCACCGGCAAGGAACGTTTCTACCTGACCGCGCGCGTGAACCAGCCGAAGCCGCCGGCGGCCAAGCCGACTCCCGGCGGGAGCGCGCCATGA
- the gspM gene encoding type II secretion system protein GspM → MKLTAMSPRDSRIAAIVLLLLAVGLAYFVLLHWWFVVPLRQISGDMADLRDTHSRYTAAIAEKPELQQRLAALGAGQAASSAFLAADDPNTAAGDLMQRVIDVVAANAGGNRCTVSQKMPLPSPPASPGEPYRKAAVSISLNCDMEPLAAVLQALEQGTPYLFIDDLSIYRNPVVAQQDSSAGLEVQFSLSGYVRPSRAAPAAAERAPDDAGVGP, encoded by the coding sequence ATGAAACTGACCGCCATGAGTCCGCGCGACAGCCGCATCGCGGCGATCGTCCTGCTGCTGCTGGCGGTGGGGCTGGCCTACTTCGTGCTGCTGCACTGGTGGTTCGTGGTGCCGCTGCGGCAGATCAGCGGCGACATGGCCGACCTGCGCGACACGCACAGCCGCTACACCGCGGCGATCGCCGAGAAGCCCGAGCTGCAGCAGCGCCTCGCCGCGCTCGGTGCCGGCCAGGCGGCCAGCAGCGCGTTCCTCGCCGCCGACGATCCCAACACCGCCGCCGGCGACCTGATGCAGCGCGTGATCGACGTGGTCGCCGCCAACGCCGGCGGCAACCGCTGCACGGTGAGCCAGAAGATGCCGCTGCCGAGCCCCCCCGCCTCGCCCGGCGAGCCGTACCGCAAGGCGGCGGTGAGCATCAGCCTGAACTGCGACATGGAACCACTGGCGGCCGTGCTGCAGGCGCTGGAGCAGGGCACACCGTACCTGTTCATCGACGACCTCAGCATCTACCGCAACCCGGTGGTTGCGCAACAGGACAGCTCGGCGGGGCTGGAAGTGCAGTTCAGCCTGTCCGGCTACGTGCGCCCGAGCCGTGCCGCGCCGGCAGCGGCGGAGCGTGCACCCGACGATGCGGGAGTCGGGCCATGA
- the gspD gene encoding type II secretion system secretin GspD, whose translation MSRMLIQPILRTAALALAVALAACASLPPPHDDGALQREAMAGTQNPVPAPLPLNNEGGSRGASAATAEVSHGSGRFIRPGALATPRPVASGNGAVTFNFENQPVQAVVKAILGDLLKQNYTIVPGVQGNISFATSEPVDASQALPILETLLSWTGNALVRRDGGYVVMPQKDAVAGNLVPSLGASAPAGGLQARLFPLHYISATEMQKLIKPFARPDATLLVDPARNLLVMSGTPQELANYQSMVRTFDVDWLRGMSVGVFNLQYANVGELMPKLDAMFGEHGNTPLAGMLRFIPIERTNALVVISTQSDYLQEVGDWIARIDRGGGNEPQLFVYDVRNIKASDLAKYLAQIYANGAGSGGDNGGQVGPGLTGVTLGSAENAGATSMGSTAGGFGNPVDASRGGGQVNSGMGSGGFGATGGGRDSGAAAGRFGSSSAGFGGNPVGGGNGAASEAQYSSSDGSVRISSVDGSNQLLVRARPSQWEEIKTAISKLDNVPLQVQIETRILEVNLTGEFQFGVQWYLEGLTGSTGSTSNGTFVPGQPYRHRQLGLGQGGNAFGGEPFFYSFLNSDLQVAVRAMETSGNTKTLSAPSMVVMNNQVASIAVGNQIPINQTSVNTGIGTTTSYSQVNYLSTGVILNVQPRINPGGLVYMNISQEVSQADKSVPLVNGNPAISQRKLATQVAVQSGQTVLLGGLIQQAEGNTDTGIPGLNRVPVLGRLFGSTNRSRNRTELIVLITPRVIRGGADAKQITDDYQSKFESLEPLRTPAGAGTKP comes from the coding sequence ATGTCCCGCATGCTCATCCAGCCTATCCTGCGTACCGCCGCGCTTGCCCTCGCGGTGGCCCTGGCCGCCTGCGCCAGCCTGCCGCCGCCGCATGACGACGGCGCGCTGCAGCGCGAGGCAATGGCCGGCACGCAGAACCCGGTGCCGGCGCCGCTGCCGTTGAACAACGAGGGCGGCAGCCGCGGCGCGAGCGCGGCGACCGCCGAGGTCAGCCACGGCAGCGGCCGCTTCATCCGGCCCGGCGCGCTGGCCACGCCGCGTCCGGTGGCGAGCGGCAACGGCGCGGTCACCTTCAACTTCGAGAACCAGCCGGTGCAGGCGGTGGTCAAGGCGATCCTCGGCGACCTGCTCAAGCAGAACTACACCATCGTGCCCGGCGTGCAGGGCAACATCTCGTTCGCCACCTCCGAACCGGTCGACGCCAGCCAGGCGCTGCCGATCCTGGAGACGCTGCTGTCGTGGACCGGCAACGCGCTGGTGCGTCGCGACGGCGGCTACGTGGTGATGCCGCAGAAGGATGCGGTGGCCGGCAACCTGGTGCCCAGCCTCGGCGCCAGTGCGCCTGCGGGCGGCCTGCAGGCGCGGCTGTTCCCGCTGCACTACATCTCCGCCACCGAGATGCAGAAGCTGATCAAGCCGTTCGCGCGGCCCGACGCCACCTTGCTGGTGGATCCGGCGCGCAACCTGCTGGTGATGTCCGGCACGCCGCAGGAACTGGCGAACTACCAGAGCATGGTGCGTACGTTCGACGTCGACTGGCTGCGCGGCATGTCGGTGGGCGTGTTCAACCTGCAGTACGCGAACGTCGGCGAGCTGATGCCGAAGCTGGACGCGATGTTCGGCGAGCATGGCAACACCCCGCTGGCCGGCATGCTGCGCTTCATCCCGATCGAGCGCACCAACGCGCTGGTGGTGATCAGCACCCAGAGCGACTACCTGCAGGAAGTCGGCGACTGGATCGCCCGCATCGACCGCGGCGGCGGCAACGAGCCGCAGCTGTTCGTCTACGACGTGCGCAACATCAAGGCGTCGGACCTGGCGAAGTACCTGGCGCAGATCTACGCCAACGGCGCCGGCAGCGGCGGTGACAACGGCGGCCAGGTCGGGCCGGGGCTGACCGGTGTCACCCTGGGCAGTGCCGAGAACGCCGGCGCGACCAGCATGGGCAGCACCGCCGGCGGTTTCGGCAACCCGGTCGACGCCTCGCGCGGTGGCGGCCAGGTCAACAGTGGCATGGGCAGCGGCGGCTTCGGCGCCACCGGTGGCGGCCGTGACAGTGGCGCCGCGGCCGGCCGCTTCGGCAGCAGCTCCGCCGGTTTTGGCGGCAACCCGGTCGGCGGCGGCAACGGTGCGGCCAGCGAGGCGCAGTACAGCTCCAGCGACGGCAGCGTGCGGATCAGCTCGGTCGACGGCAGCAACCAGCTGCTGGTGCGCGCGCGCCCGTCGCAGTGGGAGGAGATCAAGACGGCGATCAGCAAGCTCGACAACGTGCCGCTGCAGGTGCAGATCGAGACGCGCATCCTCGAGGTCAATCTCACCGGCGAGTTCCAGTTCGGCGTGCAGTGGTACCTGGAGGGGCTGACCGGCAGTACCGGCAGCACCTCGAACGGCACGTTCGTGCCGGGCCAGCCCTACCGCCACCGCCAGCTGGGCCTGGGCCAGGGCGGCAACGCGTTCGGTGGCGAGCCGTTCTTTTACTCTTTCCTCAACAGCGACCTGCAGGTCGCCGTGCGCGCGATGGAGACCAGCGGCAACACCAAGACGCTGTCGGCGCCGTCGATGGTGGTGATGAACAACCAGGTGGCCAGTATCGCGGTCGGCAACCAGATCCCGATCAACCAGACCAGCGTGAACACCGGCATCGGCACCACCACCAGCTACAGCCAGGTCAACTACCTGAGTACCGGCGTGATCCTCAACGTGCAGCCGCGGATCAATCCCGGCGGTCTGGTTTACATGAACATCAGCCAGGAAGTCAGCCAGGCCGACAAGTCGGTGCCGCTGGTCAACGGCAATCCGGCCATCTCGCAGCGCAAGCTGGCCACCCAGGTCGCCGTGCAGAGCGGTCAGACCGTGCTGCTCGGCGGCCTGATCCAGCAGGCCGAGGGCAATACCGACACCGGCATCCCGGGGCTCAACCGCGTGCCGGTGCTGGGTCGGCTGTTCGGCAGCACCAACCGCAGCCGCAACCGCACCGAGCTGATCGTGCTGATCACGCCGCGGGTGATCCGCGGCGGCGCGGACGCCAAGCAGATCACCGACGACTACCAGAGCAAGTTCGAGTCGCTGGAGCCGCTGCGCACGCCGGCCGGCGCCGGCACGAAGCCGTAG
- a CDS encoding general secretion pathway protein GspN, which produces MNAASQRQLTPWLVALVLLLGAVLLLLLAGLGRGVRWDAPRQPPPLPPTGRQAELPTPVPLPQYAQVWQKPLFSPDRKPAARADGGSSLGDLELTGILLTPGLRMALLQDRNGDRQVRLREGETLPDGSVKLVELRPRSALFDSPAGRTELKLPAGAPIDAPRAAAETRDQPAGAAAMQLAPDEGKEAAGRSGSGQGTIAPPRRAASPAAPSSAAASAAERLRRNIQQRRAGRAAAAHEGEH; this is translated from the coding sequence ATGAACGCCGCCAGCCAGCGTCAGCTGACCCCGTGGCTGGTCGCCCTCGTGCTGTTGCTGGGCGCCGTGCTGCTGTTGCTGCTGGCCGGTCTCGGCCGCGGCGTGCGCTGGGATGCGCCGCGCCAGCCGCCGCCATTGCCGCCGACTGGCCGCCAGGCTGAGCTGCCGACCCCGGTGCCGCTGCCGCAGTACGCGCAGGTCTGGCAGAAACCGCTGTTCAGCCCCGACCGCAAGCCGGCTGCCCGCGCCGATGGTGGCAGCAGCCTGGGCGACCTCGAACTGACCGGCATCCTGCTCACCCCGGGCCTGCGCATGGCCCTGCTGCAGGATCGCAACGGCGACCGCCAGGTGCGCCTGCGCGAAGGCGAGACGCTGCCCGACGGCAGCGTGAAGCTGGTCGAACTGCGCCCGCGTTCGGCGCTGTTCGACTCCCCGGCTGGGCGCACCGAACTGAAGCTGCCGGCCGGCGCGCCGATCGATGCGCCTCGCGCCGCGGCGGAAACACGCGACCAGCCGGCCGGTGCGGCGGCGATGCAGCTGGCGCCGGACGAAGGCAAGGAGGCGGCCGGGCGCAGCGGCTCCGGCCAGGGCACCATTGCGCCGCCGAGGCGCGCCGCCTCGCCGGCCGCGCCATCGTCCGCAGCGGCATCGGCCGCCGAGCGGCTGCGCAGGAACATCCAGCAACGTCGGGCCGGTCGTGCCGCCGCGGCTCACGAAGGAGAACACTGA